The Helianthus annuus cultivar XRQ/B chromosome 15, HanXRQr2.0-SUNRISE, whole genome shotgun sequence genomic sequence cactactactactatcttactttgcttcccaagcaaactactgattctcacgccggagagtggtaacaaggagcaccccccaccccatcctccttgttacgagtcacggtttgtttccttgtgcaggagatcaaccaccggtgatccagccagcgatcctcgagaggaagggattaacccttcttgacgagaccagtgtgttaaccctgcccggttaaccattgtttcatcacctACACTTTCTAAAAGCTTTATAAAATGTCATTTTAATCCCGTGAGTTCTAAACTATTTTCTCACGTGGTTAATTTTATGTACATGTTGGTATAAATTCGTTTTTCTACGTAAATTTTTTCCTTATTTTTATGTGCGTTTTTAATTAGTCTAAGTTTTGACATTGTTAATGTACGTGTTGGTACAAATTCACGTTTTAGCATGAACAATATAAATTCACGTTTCGACATATTTTTTTTTCCATAAATGAGTCTGGTCAAATATAGTATGCTTTCATCCTTATTTTTGCATATATTTTTGGTtgttctacgttttgacgtaaactgTGTTTGGAAACGAATCGGgttaaatataatatgttttcattcgATGATATTAATTCGTGTTATTGTACGTTTTGACTCTGCTAAGTCATGATGCAAAGGTAAGAGGTGGAACACTCACTAAACGAACCAACTCGGATTTGATTGAGTTTCTTTTGTAATCACAATGCTTTAGATCAGATACGCTGAAACACATATTTTTATATGGTTAACACATCAAATAACTTGCTGCCAGCTATAAAACAACTAAGGTGTGACCGCCGCAACGTAGGACCAATTGCAATAATCTAGTTACTACTAATTAGAGTATTTACAAAGCAATAGGGTCACATGCCCTTCCATGTGGCCAGTCCAGACACTATACAACAAACTGTGACGCTTTCTATCCTCTCCCTCTCACATAACCTACAAGGATCTTTTAGGGACTATCCGTAGCAAACGGCCGAATGCGCTCTCACTCTCTTTTTAGGTCAAACGAGTCGTTCTCTCCCCTCTTTCTTTCACATATGTGTCACTTACTTAGTGGGATCCACATACCCATTGCTTGCTAAGACCACCCGGGGTACTCCTCGGGTAGGCTCCCGCAGCTTCAAACCCACGCCAGAATACCGCCGCCACCCTCAAGGGTAGGCAAGGCGGGTTCGGTTAGCTAGGAGGGGTACCGGTGAACATGTTGAGTTGTTTGAGGTAGGTGTTGACATTGGGATTGGTTGGTGGGTTTGATTGGTTGGGGCATTTAactttattaatattaaaaaaaatagttcATGACATAGGTAGGCGCCGCCAATGTTTAATAGTGAATGAGTACTTTGCACTAAATTTGACGTGGCAAATGGTGGTTGGTTAGGATAAAATACTTAACCTTAAGTGTCCATTCCTCCCTAATGTTCTCCAATTAAAATTTTAGGGTTTTATAACCGTTTGTTCTATAAATGATAGAATCTTTCAccatgaaaaaaataataataaaattcgGTGTTTTTATCTGCCTTGAACTCTATGACACGAGCGGAGTTGCTGGCTTCCTCCATTAACTGCCACCTCCGAAAACCATTAAATTCTGTGTTGTATGTTTCTTTTATTCACCCTTACGTCCCCCCTTATAGCTCAACGTATAATTTGTATTCTTAAGTTATTATATTACTAGTTTCTTTTGATGTCGCGCGTTACGGTAAAATccagcaaatgataatgtaaaataaatgtgtttaaaaataaaacatgttgtttagaaagtcaaaccattagagcggattagtttatcatcgtaccgttttatgatactaaataaatactttattttgagtacaacttcatttttattaaaacttataacggaatgtcagggaaaaaatcaaccaaaattacgtaattaaatttttagaaaaaagttataaaggtaaattattaaaaaaagtatCAAATTAAATGGTAAATTAATACATGTtctaaaagaaagaaaaaaataattattaaaaaaatataaacgaaatatatgattttaaaaaagaaaaaataataaaaatgtatatattattataaaaataaagttactattcatatCCGTCATTAATTAacaataacaatatatatatatatataattggtAATTTAAGTAAGGGTTGTATAGGAACTGttgtggggtatggtggggcggggttTTGGGGTGTGGCCCGACACGTGGCTTGGGTGGGCTTCGCTGGACTGACCCACATTGAagacggtatggtggggcgggggtttggggcgtggccagCCCAAACCtccatatttatatttttttataaacaaatttatattttttaataatattttttaaataaaaaccggTTACATTTTAAAATAAAGGAAATTACATAAAAAAACTCCTAGTGCTTGaaatatttttttctttatatCTTCTCTCGTCTCCAACATTAGTTCCAACTCTTCACCTGATAGGTGATCGATGGACTGGGCTAGAAATTTCATACCATCTcgtctttgtttcagggcatccctagcttctttgctcttccgaatttcggccctttgttgttggaatacgttaaatgtatctaacttgcatgcaatgtcTTCCAACTGATCACTGTAGGCGATGGCGTACCCGATCTTGATTTTTGAGCGCGTCTTTTTGCGGCATCTCTTCCGTATTCTGGCCGGTTTGGCTAATCATCCACATCGTCCTccaactcttgatctcgtgcatccgattgggcttgggacgagggtgtccttgaccttttggaagacgtgttAGTTTCGCTACCACTGGGGATATTCGCCCACTTAGGATGGAACCTACAAAtgtcccaacaatgcatgaaacggaagtcgctCACCACATTCGATTTGTATGTAACCAATGCATTTGTAACAAAatcggcttcggtttcaccactttttgggttttgctttGCCTTATGTAAACAACCACTAAATTTGGTGAGTTGCCCGCTTATCTCGGTCCACTTCGAGGATAAGCTATCATTTTCACGATAACCATTAAATAACCACTAAATAGAGCAATTGGACGATTGGATGGTGGGCTAGGTGTTTCTTGGTATGCCCACGGGATTGTTTGGGTCAAAATCACGATTATGAGGATTCAtttttcgtattgtggttggatgagaatttttttaaaataagataGAGAAGATTATAGAAGAGGTGGAGTActtgtggtaaaaaaaatgaatagaagtgtgagtatttattgtgaaaaaatatttttttttaaacacatagccgttggccaacggctagcccaaacggctacttgtcttgcccaatgagatcccgccatgtcatcttgataggcCCGCCCAACGACTGAGCTGAAACCCCCACCCAagggggccacgccgaaacccaagcccacccgagaTGGTAACTTGaacgtttgtacccaacccacggcACAACCCCGCCCAATACCCCATAGTTTTTAAGGACACAAATACACATCTACATCTATAATTTATTTTATCCTAGTTTTGCATAACCCCGTTTTAAAAAAGTAGGATATGTATTGAAAAACTGAGAAACCCGATCGCATTATGGAAAATACATCAAATAGACGGTCCGTATCATATATTCAAATAGAAATATGACAAATGGCAAGAGAAGTAAATCACCTAATTTTTTATTATGATTCTATAACTGTAGATATGTATAATGTATTATTAATGGTTTTAAATTTTAAATGATAGTAAGGTAATAAAAACTGActatatttgtaatttttttcTATAAAAACTATATATACTTATATACAATAGCTGTTGTTTCAGTAAATTGTTGAAATCTCAGGGTATTTTAAGCCACTATTCATATACTTGTGTCTACCACCCTCGCATATCCCCTGTCCTTTCTAGTATCTTTTACACGCTTTTTAACAATATCAATACACTTctcaaataattaataaaaagtgaATTATGTATAAAATACACCGATGTGTATCAAAATTACAAACTACATGAAAGTTTgctataaaaaaagtttacacGAAATTTGGGTAGAAAAGAGAAAATCATAAATATGACAAATGGGGAgagaattatatattttttaatattcaattgtgtaatacacgggttattATGATATTTTAGTGTTTACTAATTAGCATTAACATATGCTATCTAACAATGAATACGAAGTTGAGCACATGTCACCATCATGTTTCGCTTCACAAAATTTTTTACCAGTCAAAATCCATCCATAACCCTAAATAAAGAAATGTTCTATATATGAGGAAAGAGTAGTTTAACcctattttaatatttttaaatttttttacccATTTATAACATAATAAATTAACCATTAATTATGAAAATATATAATTCGTCACATATAAACCATTAACTTAGATCATAATTTTATAATAACTAATTATTAGTAAGGATAAATCTTAATTATGAGATACCaagaaatatattttcttttactttatataaaaattatttttaaaagatatacaatactagaaataatataatttatataCATTATTATATGTGATGTAATACACAATTTTAGTCATacgaaaaatatgtatatttgtGTATTACATACATTTTTCTGTATCAACATGTGTAATACAGAGTTATTATGACGTTTTAGTGTTACTAATTAACATAGATCGGTCTTGTGGTATATTTAAGTTAGTTGTGTGAATTATTATATGGTAATAAAAACATGTTAGCTATATAAAGTTTTTTTACATATTATATAGTTATATTATTTACATTATACAACCTCATGTAATACATGTGCTGTAATCTATCTATATTATAAATGATTACTTAGAGCATATGCAGATAGAGGGGTTTAGAGAGACCCCTCTACATCACTCTTACTGACCAGCTCATAGGGGAAACATTTTATTATGTTGTTTTAGACCTTTAGGTTAACCATGTACCTAATCATCACTTTAGGGACTTAAGATTATTAAACTATTTAAAGTTAGTCAATTGGGTGGTGGTCCATTCGCAAAGTTAAAGCCTTAAAACACTTTGAGAAGaaaaggtcttgggttcaagtcctaTAGACCTATAGACGACATGAATTAAAAAGaaatttgctgttaaaaaaaaaaaaactatttaactTTAACCAAACAAAACCGTGTAAACAGTTTGATTCCGATTTGATTTTTCACCTTAGTTTTAGTTTAGGCTTATCCAACAATTATAATAGGAAAATGAAAGTGCAAAAGAAAATATAAATATACAAATGTTTAAATATGCAAAACACTCTAGGAAAGTATGATTTATTATAAAAATGAATGCGTAAAAATCCAAACAGCTCAATTAACATACAAAATGTGATTTGACATGAAAACTTGTCCATCATGAACTTTTTAAATCTATTCCAAACAAGTCTTTGAGGTCCACATTGAATATACATATATCACTTTCTAACAATAGTAAAGATTAAGAAAATCACCAAGTGGATAATATTTTGTTAATAATCACTAATCAATAAAATCATCATTCTAGTTCACCAATAGTTTCTAAAAAAATATGCAGCCCAAAGTCTAGGAGCCCTGTTCAGTTTTTCAACGACCGACTTCGAGTGTAAATCATAATACAACATCGTCTAATATGGTTTGAAATTTTCTCCAACGACTAACCGGAAGCTTGTTTTTGAAAAATCGACCATAAAACCAAACTAATGATCAGTTCAGTGGTTTCACGGTTTTAAACCAATCAAACAAACCATGGACAACCCTACCCGCTCCCACCTAAAAAACGTCTTTCTCTACTCAAAGTCATGGACTTTTGCAACATTCTCTCTCTACTCGTCTCACATATATTCTCTGAAAACCCGAAATTTGATTCGAACCGAATTCGGATAAAacattaaaattcaggtttcgagTATTCGCATCGTGTCCTTATTCAAACCAAATCCAGGTCGATATTCTAAACTTGAAATTCAAATTCACTTTCAAAAGTTTCAAACTCGAATAATCCGAAAACCGACACGATACACACCCATAATACATGTTCACCTCAACATCCTTGGATCAAGAAAAAACACATTGCAAGTGGTATAATAACCATGGCTAGGAATTAGCTACagagtccaaatttcctaaaaagtataaaaagtcataaaacacaaaaaaaaaaaacctcacaaataccaaaatgaagattactaaaacatcatatatgtgagttgtgttttgtgttttggatgataagactGTGATCATCGAATGACAAACatcattgtgttttatgttgattagcatATCCCccgtgttttatattcatagttctacgatatGTGTTTCAGTTTTTATGGATTATTATGATTTCAATATGTTGttttatttgtgagttttaggtgtgtttaaTAGTTGAAAATATAGTGTTCTATGACCTTTCAGACTTTTTGAAAAACTTGGACTTTGTAGCCGTACCCGACCCTAATAACCATATATATAACAAATTAGAAATGGCTATATTTATTACAAGACAAGGGCTGTTTCTGTAAATCTAAAGGGCTTCTAACCCACtactatatatattaattatttatcTGCCACACTCGCATTGTACCAGAACGTACCCCTGTCCTTTCCAGTAAACGGTTATCACACCGGAAAAATCACAATTCCGGCAGCCGGCGGTGGCGATACGGCAGAGATGGAACCTCCATCCGTAACCAAACGCAAAACAGTCACAGAACCGATCAATGACCACATCAAGCACGATAAACAAGGTCGCACTCCAAAGAAAAGACGCAGAGAGATGTTGCTagggttagggttttggattcAAGGATTCCGATGCTTTCCATGGATGGCGGTTATCTTCTTCCTCAAAGACGGACTCCATGTGGATCCTTCAACACTGCAGATTCTCCTCAATTCTGCCAACCTTCCGATGGTTGCCAAACCGTTTTACGGTCTTGTTTCTGATTCGTTCTATTTCTTCGGTCAGCACCGGATTCCGTACATTGCCGGAGGAGGTATAATTGTTGTTATTAGTTTGTTACGTTATTTGCTGTAGTAACTTGCTTCATCGGTTGATGTTCTAGAATATTCGTTGTTGTTTGTATTTAAATGATATTTTTTATCTGTTATCTGTGTaagtgttgctgattctgcatgTTTATGATTGATTTTGAACCTGATTTTAATCCTGATTGCTGTTTTGGACTGAAAATTGGTTCAGTTTTTGTTGAAAAACTGTTCTTCGTATGCTCTGTTGTTTCTGTGTATTCATGGTTGAGTGTGAGCCCAAACTTTATCTGGTTTGCCTTATTTAAATGAAATGcggttcagttttttttttttttaaataattgtggAATCTTCGTATGTTATCTTCCTGATTCTTCATGATTGATTGTAAATTGAATTTTTGATCTAGTTAATCCGTTTGAAATGAAGATTGGTTCAGTTTTTGTTTAAAAACGGGTATATGTTGTTTTTCTGCATCTTAATGATTACTTGTAAACTGAATTTCAATCCACTTGGTCAATTTTTAAATGAAAATTGGTTTGGTTTTTGTAAAATGAACTGGTTATTAGTTATGGAATTTTCATATGTTCTGTTTCTGCATCTTCATGGTTAAATTGTAAACCGAACTTGAATCCAGTTTACCTTTTTTCTGAAATGAAAATTGGTTTAGTTTTCGTCAAAAAACTGGCAATTAATCATGGAGTCTTGATATGCATCTTCATGGTTAATTATAAACCAAATTTCAATTTAGTTTGTCGTTTTCAAATGAAAAGTGGTCCAGTTTTTGTGAAAATAACTGCTAATTAATGACGGAATCTTCATGAATTTATATCCAGTTGTAGTTAATCCTGGAATCTTCATAGTAAACCAAATTTCAATCCATTTCGCCATATTCAAATGAAAAGtggttcggttttttttttttttttttaaactgatGATTAGTTGTGGAATAAATATGTTTTGTTTCTGTATCTTCATGGTTAATTGTAAACTGAATTTTAATTAATGAAAATTTGTTCAGTTTTTGCTAAGAAACTGGTAATGTATCATGGAATGCTCATGTTTTCTTCATTGTTATATGTTTTGCAGCTTTATTACAAGCTCTATCATGGTTTGCGATTGCATCTTCACCCTCTTCAACCATTTCATTCTTCACTATCACCATTTATCTCCTACTCGGAAACCTTGGTGCTGCCATTGTTGAAGTTGCAAATGATGCTGTAGTTGCAGAATGTGCAAAACAACCCACCACCAATAACAATTCTGCTGATCTTCAGTCATTTGCGTGGGTGGCTGCTGCCATCGGTGGCATCTCCGGAAACCTTCTTGGTGGCCTTTCAGTTGATCAGTTTTCCCCACGAGCAATGTTCTTGTTCTTTGGAATCCTATTGATTCTTCAGTTCTTTATCACAGTCTCCGTAAGCGAGAAATCACTAGATTTACCAAAGAATCATTCTAAACATGATATCAGAAGCCAGTTTTCAGAGCTATTATTGGTGTTAAGAAGACCCGAGATCTATCAACCGATTATCTGGTTTTCAGTATCTTTTGCTGTGATTCCGGCCTTAACGGGCTCGATGTTTTATTACCAAACACAACATCTAAACATCGAATCCTCTGTTTTAGGGATTTCAAAGGTGTTTGGCCAAATAACAATGTTGTTATGGGGTGTTGTATACAAGCGACACTTAAAATCTCTCCCACCACGGACACTGATTGCATCGATTCAGGGAACAATGGCGTGTTTGATGGTATCCGATGCATTATTTGTGAACGGGTTTTATCGATCCTTGGGAATACCAGATTCACTATACGTTGTGGTTGTTTCTGGGTTCCTGGAGGTCGTATATTACTTCAAAATTCTACCTTTTAGTATTTTGATGGCAAAACTATGCCCACCGGGTTGCGAAGGATCTTTGATGGCGTTTGTCATGTCTACCATCGCGCTGGCGTTTATTGTAAGCGGATACATTGGGGTTACACTCGCGTCTTGGGTTGTCACAGAAACTGATGTTTCAGGTTTACGGAATGCTCTTGTAATACAGGCTGTTTGCACCATTGTGCCTCTTTTGTGGTCTTCTTATATACCCGATAGCCCAAGGCCCGAGGCCGAAGCCAAAGGCCAAAAGAAACAGGAGTGAAAAATTTGGTGCAAATATTACTggaaatgttttcaagttttttaGACAAATTTAGTTCGTTCTTTTTCTTTATAAATTTGGTGGTATTTAGTTCGTtcgttcttttttttttataaatttggtggtatttttcaaaagttttgtTTTCCAGCCTGCCTGCGACATTCTTTATTTAGTTTTATAAATCTCACTTGAAAAGAGAAAATGGAAtattttctgaaaaatgcaaatcTAGTTATGGTTAAGGGCCGGTTACTTTAAAAATTGCAAATCTAGTTATGGTTAAGAGCCGGTTTGGTTCACTCGTAAATCGCGTAAAAGCTAAAGTAAACCGAATGCAAAACTTTTGCAGGTTTAGAAAACCAGTAAAAACGAAGATCAGCTTTTGAACCATTGTGAACaaagaattgattattgaacaaaACAAAACCTAATATCGAACCAAATACAATCGGTTCTAATCAAAACAAGCAAAGAATTATGCATCGACCCTTCATGAGGGAATCATTCTTGATTCCTcaaccattatattatattatattatattatattatattatattatattatattatattatattatattatattatattatattatattatattatattatattatattatattatattatattatattatattatattatattatattatattatattatattatattatattatattatattatattatattatattatattatattatattatattatattatattatattatattatattatattatattatattatattatattatattatattatattatattatattatattatattatattatattatattatattatattatattatattatattaattatattatattatattatattatattatattatattatattatattatattatattatattatattatattatattatattatattatattatattatattatattatattatattatattatattatattatattatattatattatattatattatattatattatattatattatattatattatattatattatattatattatattatattat encodes the following:
- the LOC110910635 gene encoding probable folate-biopterin transporter 7, yielding MEPPSVTKRKTVTEPINDHIKHDKQGRTPKKRRREMLLGLGFWIQGFRCFPWMAVIFFLKDGLHVDPSTLQILLNSANLPMVAKPFYGLVSDSFYFFGQHRIPYIAGGALLQALSWFAIASSPSSTISFFTITIYLLLGNLGAAIVEVANDAVVAECAKQPTTNNNSADLQSFAWVAAAIGGISGNLLGGLSVDQFSPRAMFLFFGILLILQFFITVSVSEKSLDLPKNHSKHDIRSQFSELLLVLRRPEIYQPIIWFSVSFAVIPALTGSMFYYQTQHLNIESSVLGISKVFGQITMLLWGVVYKRHLKSLPPRTLIASIQGTMACLMVSDALFVNGFYRSLGIPDSLYVVVVSGFLEVVYYFKILPFSILMAKLCPPGCEGSLMAFVMSTIALAFIVSGYIGVTLASWVVTETDVSGLRNALVIQAVCTIVPLLWSSYIPDSPRPEAEAKGQKKQE